The following are from one region of the Girardinichthys multiradiatus isolate DD_20200921_A chromosome 9, DD_fGirMul_XY1, whole genome shotgun sequence genome:
- the spata18 gene encoding mitochondria-eating protein isoform X2 yields the protein MQDSAEKDRKMRELSFSHESDMKKMEAQLSSTRLQLESVTAELIDAQNELDDTRNKSATTILATEDEILQLKADLHSANEQVEICQRKLEALDDYKRQIRLLKDEVSYLNTEKAMLQERLVRNRSPSPLPRLSRSSSPLRSDSPTRAQLTNSSRHARLVSRFSDLYAVERLEAQSLLRRYIADLEMVQRIIFIAAMESFKTAKLGYRQFKLQVRKTLSTSHFGPESLEDAAVDYIVRNLDLYDVQSSVNDVINAMNMNPQISFPPEVDFTLIGPLIRETCRVAFAMQTLDPPLDMAFASDGELYNDTKYRRSFDSEFTAPLVIYHVWPALVEGNTVIVKGEAVTRRGALWSRSRSRPSSPLRSRSLSPTRSLRFNSKRSLSPERLTARHL from the exons ATGCAG GATTCAGCAGAGAAGGACAGAAAGATGAGGGAGCTCTCTTTCTCCCATGAGAGCGACATGAAGAAGATGGAAGCTCAGCTGAGCTCCACTCGCCTCCAGCTGGAGTCAGTCACTGCAGA ACTCATAGATGCTCAGAATGAGCTGGATGACACAAGGAACAAGTCGGCGACCACCATTCTCGCCACCGAGGATGAAATCTTACAGCTTAAAGCAGA tTTGCATTCTGCAAATGAGCAAGTGGAAATATGTCAAAGGAAGCTAGAGGCTCTTGATGACTACAAGCGACAAATTCGCTTGTTGAAGGATGAAGTGTCTTATCTGAATACAGAGAAGGCCATGCTGCAAGAGAG GCTGGTTAGAAATCGGTCTCCGAGTCCTTTGCCTAGGCTCAGCCGCTCATCCAGCCCACTGAGGAGCGATTCGCCCACCAGAGCCCAGCTTACGAACTCTTCGCGCCACGCACGCCTTGTCTCGCGTTTCAGTGATCTGTACGCTGTGGAGCGTCTGGAAGCACAGAGCCTCCTACGACGCTACATCGCAGACTTGGAGATGGTCCAGAGAATCATCTTCATCGCTGCCATG GAGTCCttcaaaactgcaaaactggGCTACCGTCAGTTCAAGCTTCAAGTGAGAAAGACATTGTCCACATCCCACTTTGGTCCAGAGAGTCTTGAGGATGCAGCTGTGGATTACATTGTCAGAAACCTAGACCTCTATGATGTGCAAAGTAGTGTCAAT GATGTGATCAATGCCATGAACATGAACCCCCAGATCTCCTTCCCTCCAGAAGTGGACTTTACTCTCATCGGTCCCTTGATCAGAGAGACCTGCAGGGTGGCTTTTGCCATGCAGACACTGGACCCACCTCTTGACATGGCCTTTGCAAGTGATGGTGAACTATACAACGACACCAA GTACCGTCGAAGCTTTGATTCTGAGTTCACTGCTCCGCTGGTGATCTACCATGTGTGGCCAGCCTTGGTGGAAGGAAACACAGTAATTGTTAAAGGCGAAGCTGTGACCAGAAGAGGCGCACTG TGGAGTAGAAGCAGGAGCAGACCTTCCAGCCCTTTACGCTCCCGATCTCTCAGCCCAACTCGCAGCCTT AGATTTAACAGCAAGAGAAGCCTGTCTCCTGAACGCCTCACAGCTAGACACCTGTAG
- the spata18 gene encoding mitochondria-eating protein isoform X1: protein MAEALRRLTNTSSFTVLQDKLEIWQTEYHVFSCDQNLNRCCELIEFTAKIQGQLFSILNLTAAEGGQYAGVDTLKTRLLPFLGNCFSVASTSVTDDISRQLMQDSAEKDRKMRELSFSHESDMKKMEAQLSSTRLQLESVTAELIDAQNELDDTRNKSATTILATEDEILQLKADLHSANEQVEICQRKLEALDDYKRQIRLLKDEVSYLNTEKAMLQERLVRNRSPSPLPRLSRSSSPLRSDSPTRAQLTNSSRHARLVSRFSDLYAVERLEAQSLLRRYIADLEMVQRIIFIAAMESFKTAKLGYRQFKLQVRKTLSTSHFGPESLEDAAVDYIVRNLDLYDVQSSVNDVINAMNMNPQISFPPEVDFTLIGPLIRETCRVAFAMQTLDPPLDMAFASDGELYNDTKYRRSFDSEFTAPLVIYHVWPALVEGNTVIVKGEAVTRRGALWSRSRSRPSSPLRSRSLSPTRSLRFNSKRSLSPERLTARHL, encoded by the exons ATGGCCGAGGCTTTAAGGAGATTGACCAATACGTCTTCATTCACCGTCTTACAGGACAAGCTTGAGATCTGGCAAACAGAGTACCAT GTATTTTCCTGTGACCAGAATCTGAACAGATGTTGTGAGCTGATTGAGTTCACTGCCAAGATCCAAGGCCAGCTGTTTTCCATCCTAAACCTTACTGCAGCCGAGG GTGGTCAGTATGCTGGGGTCGACACTCTTAAAACACGTCTTCTGCCTTTCCTTGGAAACTGTTTCTCCGTTGCAAGTACCTCTGTCACAGACGACATCAGTCGTCAGCTCATGCAG GATTCAGCAGAGAAGGACAGAAAGATGAGGGAGCTCTCTTTCTCCCATGAGAGCGACATGAAGAAGATGGAAGCTCAGCTGAGCTCCACTCGCCTCCAGCTGGAGTCAGTCACTGCAGA ACTCATAGATGCTCAGAATGAGCTGGATGACACAAGGAACAAGTCGGCGACCACCATTCTCGCCACCGAGGATGAAATCTTACAGCTTAAAGCAGA tTTGCATTCTGCAAATGAGCAAGTGGAAATATGTCAAAGGAAGCTAGAGGCTCTTGATGACTACAAGCGACAAATTCGCTTGTTGAAGGATGAAGTGTCTTATCTGAATACAGAGAAGGCCATGCTGCAAGAGAG GCTGGTTAGAAATCGGTCTCCGAGTCCTTTGCCTAGGCTCAGCCGCTCATCCAGCCCACTGAGGAGCGATTCGCCCACCAGAGCCCAGCTTACGAACTCTTCGCGCCACGCACGCCTTGTCTCGCGTTTCAGTGATCTGTACGCTGTGGAGCGTCTGGAAGCACAGAGCCTCCTACGACGCTACATCGCAGACTTGGAGATGGTCCAGAGAATCATCTTCATCGCTGCCATG GAGTCCttcaaaactgcaaaactggGCTACCGTCAGTTCAAGCTTCAAGTGAGAAAGACATTGTCCACATCCCACTTTGGTCCAGAGAGTCTTGAGGATGCAGCTGTGGATTACATTGTCAGAAACCTAGACCTCTATGATGTGCAAAGTAGTGTCAAT GATGTGATCAATGCCATGAACATGAACCCCCAGATCTCCTTCCCTCCAGAAGTGGACTTTACTCTCATCGGTCCCTTGATCAGAGAGACCTGCAGGGTGGCTTTTGCCATGCAGACACTGGACCCACCTCTTGACATGGCCTTTGCAAGTGATGGTGAACTATACAACGACACCAA GTACCGTCGAAGCTTTGATTCTGAGTTCACTGCTCCGCTGGTGATCTACCATGTGTGGCCAGCCTTGGTGGAAGGAAACACAGTAATTGTTAAAGGCGAAGCTGTGACCAGAAGAGGCGCACTG TGGAGTAGAAGCAGGAGCAGACCTTCCAGCCCTTTACGCTCCCGATCTCTCAGCCCAACTCGCAGCCTT AGATTTAACAGCAAGAGAAGCCTGTCTCCTGAACGCCTCACAGCTAGACACCTGTAG